The following are encoded in a window of Camarhynchus parvulus chromosome 1A, STF_HiC, whole genome shotgun sequence genomic DNA:
- the DUS4L gene encoding tRNA-dihydrouridine(20a/20b) synthase [NAD(P)+]-like isoform X1 — MIDDIRETKECQLKDPMDLFHSGQVVKICAPMVRYSKLAFRTLVRKYSCDLCYTPMIVAADFVRSAKARDSEFTTNKGDHPLIVQFAAKEAQVLCDAARIICPFADGIDLNCGCPQRWAMSEGYGACLINKPELVKDMVRHVRSQIDNPKFSVSIKIRIHEDLKRTVDLCQKAEAAGVSWITVHGRSIEERHQPVHYDAIKIIKQSMSIPIVANGDIKSLKDAENVHHLTEADGIMVARGLLANPAMFAGYEETPFQCIQDWVDIALEHGTPFTCFHHHLMYMMERITSKQEKKVFNVLSSTSAVLDYLNDHYGLGQMKVC, encoded by the exons ATGATTGATGACATCAGAGAAACTAAAGAATGCCAACTAAAAGATCCCATGGATTTGTTCCATTCTGGGCAAGTTGTAAAAATATGTGCTCCTATGGTGCGCTATTCAAA GTTGGCTTTCAGAACCTTGGTTAGGAAGTACAGTTGTGATTTGTGTTACACACCAATGATAGTGGCAGCTGATTTTGTGAGATCTGCAAAAGCCAGAGACAGCGAATTCACAACAAACAAAg GTGATCACCCACTGATTGTTCAGTTCGCTGCTAAAGAAGCACAGGTTTTGTGTGATGCTGCCCGTATCATCTGTCCTTTTGCAGATGGAATAGACCTAAACTGTGGCTGTCCTCAGAG atggGCGATGTCAGAAGGTTATGGTGCTTGCTTAATAAATAAACCTGAGCTTGTTAAAGATATGGTGAGACATGTACGGAGTCAGATCGACAACCCTAAATTTTCAGTATCTATTAAAATAAG GATCCATGAGGACTTAAAAAGAACAGTTGACCTGTGTCAGAAAGCTGAAGCAGCTGGAGTTTCATGGATTACAGTACATGGGAGAAGTATAGAAGAAAGGCATCAACCTGTACATTATgatgcaattaaaataattaaacaaagcATGTCTATACCTATTGTGGCTAATGGAGACATTAAATCTTTAAAAGATGCTGAAAATGTTCATCACTTGACAGAAGCAGATG GTATAATGGTGGCTAGAGGACTCTTGGCAAATCCAGCTATGTTTGCAGGATATGAAGAGACACCTTTTCAGTGCATCCAGGACTGGGTTGACATCGCTCTTGAGCACGGAACTCCTTTTACGTGTTTTCACCACCACTTAATGTACATGATGGAGCGCATCacttcaaaacaagaaaaaaaagtttttaatgttttatcaAGTACCTCAGCAGTACTAGATTATCTGAATGACCATTATGGTTTGGGGCAAATGAAAGTATGTTAG
- the GPR22 gene encoding G-protein coupled receptor 22, translating to MCLSPILEVNMQSESNITVQDAIDDINTNMYQPLSYPLSFQVSLTGFLMLEIVLGLGSNLTVLVLYCMKSNLINSVSNIITMNLHVLDVIICVGCIPLTIVILLLSLESNTALICCFHEACVSFASVSTAINVFAITLDRYDISVKPANRILTMGRAVILMTSIWIISLFSFLIPFIEVNFFSLQSASTWENKTLLCVSTNEYHTELGMYYHILVQIPIFFFTVVVMLITYTKILQALNIRIGTRFTTGQKKKNRKKKTISLTTQHETTDVSHSSAGKNVVFGVRTSVSVIIALRRAVKRHRERRERQKRVFRMSLLIISTFLLCWTPISVLNTTILCLGPSDLLVKLRLCFLVMAYGTTIFHPLLYAFTRQKFQKVLKSKMKKRVVSIVEADPMPNNAVIHNSWIEPKRNKKITFEDSEVRQKCLVPQVVTD from the coding sequence ATGTGTTTGTCCCCCATTCTGGAAGTCAACATGCAGTCCGAATCTAACATTACAGTTCAAGATGCCATTGATGACATCAACACCAACATGTACCAACCGCTGTCATATCCATTAAGCTTTCAAGTTTCTCTCACTGGATTTTTGATGTTAGAAATTGTTTTGGGACTTGGCAGCAACCTCACCGTTCTGGTACTTTACTGTATGAAATCCAACTTAATCAATTCTGTCAGTAACATAATTACAATGAACCTTCATGTACTTGATGTAATAATTTGTGTGGGATGTATTCCTCTAACTATAGTTATCCTTCTGCTTTCACTGGAGAGTAACACTGCTCTCATCTGCTGCTTCCATGAGGCTTGTGTCTCTTTTGCAAGCGTTTCAACTGCAATCAACGTCTTTGCTATCACGCTGGACCGATACGACATCTCTGTAAAACCTGCTAATCGAATCCTGACCATGGGAAGGGCTGTGATATTAATGACATCAATATGGatcatttcacttttttccttcctgattcCTTTCATTGAAGTCAACTTCTTCAGTCTTCAAAGTGCAAGCACTTGGGAAAATAAGACACTTCTGTGTGTGAGTACAAACGAGTACCACACTGAGCTAGGAATGTACTACCACATTCTCGTTCAGATCccaatatttttcttcactgttgTAGTAATGCTAATTACATACACTAAAATACTCCAGGCCCTAAATATTCGGATTGGTACAAGATTTACAACGggacaaaagaagaaaaacagaaagaaaaaaactatttctttGACCACGCAGCATGAGACTACGGATGTgtcccacagcagtgcaggaaaaaaCGTCGTCTTTGGTGTAAGGACTTCCGTGTCCGTCATAATTGCTCTGCGTCGAGCTGTGAAacggcaccgggagcggcgaGAACGGCAAAAGAGAGTCTTCAGAATGTCCCTTCTGATCATCTCAACGTTCCTTCTCTGCTGGACACCCATCTCTGTTTTAAACACCACTATCTTATGTTTGGGCCCAAGTGACCTTTTGGTAAAGTTGAGATTATGTTTTCTAGTAATGGCATATGGAACAACTATATTTCACCCTCTACTTTACGCATTCACAAGGCAAAAGTTTCAGAAAGTTCTGAAAAGCAAGATGAAAAAGCGAGTTGTTTCAATAGTGGAAGCAGATCCCATGCCAAATAACGCTGTAATACACAACTCATGGATAGAGCctaaaaggaacaaaaagatTACCTTTGAAGACAGCGAAGTAAGACAGAAATGTTTAGTACCTCAGGTTGTCACTGACTAG